A region from the Salicibibacter cibarius genome encodes:
- a CDS encoding small, acid-soluble spore protein, alpha/beta type translates to MARNRGIMSDALKEEISKELGFYDTVQQEGWGGITTRDAGNMVKQAVKMAEENMDKKEH, encoded by the coding sequence GTGGCCCGAAACCGGGGTATTATGTCCGATGCCTTAAAAGAGGAAATTTCAAAAGAGCTGGGTTTTTATGACACTGTACAGCAAGAAGGTTGGGGCGGTATTACGACTCGTGATGCTGGAAATATGGTTAAGCAGGCCGTGAAAATGGCCGAAGAAAACATGGATAAAAAAGAGCATTAA
- a CDS encoding DUF4363 family protein, whose translation MNKFLLYFIPALFLIFVIGLMTGGGWLKEPITGQDDLLAYIQNIEQAMEEENWEEASAQHQNAEQAWETISKRIQYSVEREDMLAVSETISKMEGGIEEEDSSTISPELYYFYELWSKLG comes from the coding sequence ATGAATAAATTTTTGCTTTATTTCATTCCAGCGTTATTTCTTATTTTCGTCATAGGGCTAATGACAGGCGGGGGTTGGCTTAAGGAGCCTATAACCGGACAAGATGATCTATTGGCTTACATCCAGAACATTGAACAGGCCATGGAGGAAGAAAATTGGGAGGAAGCATCGGCTCAACATCAGAATGCTGAACAGGCGTGGGAAACGATATCGAAACGTATTCAGTATAGTGTAGAACGGGAGGACATGCTCGCTGTCAGTGAGACGATTTCTAAAATGGAAGGCGGAATTGAGGAAGAAGATTCAAGCACGATTTCCCCCGAACTCTATTATTTCTATGAATTATGGTCCAAATTAGGTTAA
- a CDS encoding DUF421 domain-containing protein translates to MQESLVVIVRALITFFIILLYARIIGKQQIGNFTMFDYINGITIGSIAGTLATDLSSKALVHFLALTVFIILTIVLQLIGIKNRFLSKVQDSEPVVLMQAGKILEKNLQKVRITKDQLMAQLRAKNIFSPLEVEVALLEPDGAISVLPSSSYQVVQKKDLNIPPQAAKLTTEVVIDGKVINQNLTQRNKDQDWLTEQLNNQEITNLREVSYAAILPNDTLYVDKFDDQVGDEMNISDYPGPY, encoded by the coding sequence ATGCAAGAATCCCTGGTCGTCATTGTACGGGCCCTGATTACTTTTTTTATTATCCTGCTGTATGCCAGGATTATTGGGAAGCAACAAATTGGAAATTTTACGATGTTCGATTACATCAATGGGATTACCATCGGTTCCATCGCAGGTACGCTAGCCACAGATCTTTCTTCTAAGGCCCTGGTTCACTTTCTTGCTTTGACTGTATTTATTATCTTAACCATCGTTTTGCAATTGATTGGAATCAAAAATCGATTTCTGTCTAAGGTCCAAGATTCAGAACCCGTTGTTCTGATGCAGGCAGGCAAGATCCTGGAGAAAAATTTACAAAAGGTACGTATTACCAAGGATCAACTCATGGCGCAATTACGAGCCAAAAATATTTTTTCTCCGCTAGAGGTTGAGGTTGCTTTGTTGGAACCCGATGGTGCCATTTCTGTGTTACCGAGTTCCTCCTATCAGGTCGTCCAAAAAAAGGATTTAAACATTCCTCCTCAAGCAGCAAAACTCACAACTGAAGTGGTCATAGACGGAAAAGTTATTAACCAAAACCTCACTCAGCGAAATAAAGATCAAGATTGGCTTACGGAACAACTCAACAACCAAGAAATCACCAATCTTCGTGAGGTATCTTATGCGGCTATCCTGCCAAATGACACGCTTTACGTGGACAAGTTTGACGATCAGGTTGGGGACGAAATGAATATTAGTGATTATCCTGGTCCTTACTAA